atttattttttctctTTCTTTTGCAATAACATCCAAATTTAATTCTCGATACCTttcataattaatatttaccTTATTACATAATGGACATGATATTTCATGACGCATTGTTCCAGACAAAACTTGTTCTATGGCATTTGACGGCCTGTTTAAAGGTGATACAGCTATTGTCTTAACATGTCGATTTCCAGTCACAATACGTTCAagatcatttaataaaagtgaTAAAAATTCATGAGCATCCTGTTGATCTTCATTATTTCCaggaaaatatttattcacaatttttttcatttgtaCTGAGCTAAAAGGTTTATCAGTATTTGTTGCCCGTATTATATGTTTTCGTAATATACACCATACACAATCTTCATAATCACATGTATCTTCATTATGATTTTCTTCTATCATCCTTGCAAGTTGTGGAATATGTGTAAAAATTTGAAGAACTGAATTCATAAAACAATCATTAGCTGAATTCATTAGTGGTGCACCATGTTCCATTTGATTAGTATGATATTTACAACCATCAAATGAATGTTTTACTTTTCCAGGTTCAATAATTGGAAACAAATATTCATCTTTACAATTTTCTGACAAAACACGTTGACGACCGTTGGTTGATGGTGTTATTGTTGATGAAATAGTAGCAGTAGATATAGTTAGTAATGGTTGGTGAAGTCCTTGTGACGATAACGGTACATCAACTAAAGAAgctgtattattttttataataacttcTGTAGCACCATCTTCccgttttatttttttaaattttaaaactaatggttgtttaataattgtaGATTCAGCAACAAccattttttctaaattttcaGGTGATTTTTGTAATGATACATTATGTAGACCTTCTTCAATGACCTTAGTTTCACTGGAACTACGACGAGCACTAACATTCCTACTTGGTGGTAATCGAGCACCAACAAAATCAGAAGAAGCAGACCTGTCATCATAATCATCAACAATAGAAGTAGATTCTGGAGATGACATTCCATTAGAATTAGACATTGAtgatgttattttattatcaattgtaTTCGCGTTTCTCGGGCTACTTTCCCTAGACCCTATACCAGAGTCTGAATCAGTTAtttcttttgttaatttaaattcaCCATTTTCTACTACCGTAATCGTTCCACCGTATAAGAATGTTGTCCCGTCGTCTTCCTctattttatgaatattttggAGATTCTCTTGTAACATCACCCAAAGAATCTATAATAtgatcattattattttatatacttttataattatcgTATAAACACCTAGAGCAATtgatgtttttatatatattataatatatatatatatatcgaACGTTTACACATATattagttatatatatatgtatataccGCCTACATTTATtacttaatatattaaagaaaaatataataccaAAATGACGTTAACATGATTTAATATCATGCAGAAGCTTGTGATAAGAAAAACATCGCAATTTATAAGGTTTATTAAGTAGGAGGTCTTACAACGATGCGAAAAAATTCTAAGgataattgtttataaaagtttaattaaaaaaccattttttaagatataaaaaaataagaaagaTTTTGAAGTAATTggtaaaaatatgaatatattaaatgttatgatagaaaataattgtaaaaaatgttatattttattggaaataataaaaaaaaaaaataggaTAAGGAATTACCAGAGGGGTGCATCATTCTACAACTTATCGCATAACTCTTTTCTATATTATAGTAGTGACGAggcaataatatttttaatgttaatgtaAGAGAAAACGATAGAAGTAATGTGACGGCAAAGTTTGTTAGTCTCTCTATtgtagtaataataaaagtaacaATCAATATGAGATGAGAACAGATGCGTCGACGCCTTGCGAAAAAGTTTTTAGTAAtgaagaatatataaatctATCAATTGTCAAATATGACAGCGTGTTTATTGAAGATATATGTTAGCATAAATAAAATCGATTAGGGTATATCTATtcaacaataatattttggaggatagtattttttattttcataaataaaacaataacaTTATCAAGAGTAATAAAgtgatttataaaatttatcaaaaagggttaaaaatttttacaaatgttACTCTCTCTCCTCCAAATATGATGCATCATGGTTAGCAAAACTTACTTATAACAATGAAATGTCGTGCATCTTATCTATCGCGCGTACTGATAAATTTCAACTAAATTATTTAGTTGATATATGAAGATAGGTTACATGGATAGAAAAgagttaatattaaaaaaatgaagtttTAGAAACaacaatcttttttttactaagATGGAAGTAAAGAAATTAACGGATGAAGAAAATGGGAGGGGATAAAATAAGAATAGCAATGTATTGGAGAGGGTGAGGCGAATGCCCTGATGAAAATTAAATTGGAAAGAATCGTGGCAGCTGTTATTAGCATCTTTAATAAGCCTACATCATGTGATACTAAAACTCATTT
This Strongyloides ratti genome assembly S_ratti_ED321, chromosome : 2 DNA region includes the following protein-coding sequences:
- a CDS encoding Ubiquitin carboxyl-terminal hydrolase 36, whose product is MLQENLQNIHKIEEDDGTTFLYGGTITVVENGEFKLTKEITDSDSGIGSRESSPRNANTIDNKITSSMSNSNGMSSPESTSIVDDYDDRSASSDFVGARLPPSRNVSARRSSSETKVIEEGLHNVSLQKSPENLEKMVVAESTIIKQPLVLKFKKIKREDGATEVIIKNNTASLVDVPLSSQGLHQPLLTISTATISSTITPSTNGRQRVLSENCKDEYLFPIIEPGKVKHSFDGCKYHTNQMEHGAPLMNSANDCFMNSVLQIFTHIPQLARMIEENHNEDTCDYEDCVWCILRKHIIRATNTDKPFSSVQMKKIVNKYFPGNNEDQQDAHEFLSLLLNDLERIVTGNRHVKTIAVSPLNRPSNAIEQVLSGTMRHEISCPLCNKVNINYERYRELNLDVIAKEREKINCNLSTVFNMNFKDTPLESYRCEFCNALVTACKRSVLLRVPQLLIVQIKRFFCYPKKITATIKIEKEIDLTPFLFCKDKPVKYKLEGAIEHFGSTLAFGHYTATCKGFDRKTWYHFDDFKVRERPNIGDSTDSYVVIYSLVNPEESTKIIIPETIDDVSSINSRKLQKSLKRTHGFSHSQSVPSKMARLENNKVDSGQSRAYSENLAEPPYVTNQLLPTKLFKTNYNTKTNVSYERPTTTVTTSSKVNTTWKQQKNNLSIGNNRPLQQQIIKKTSSTFNKSNSLTVFKNPSGTGNIKSHYNSYKKTNLKE